Proteins encoded by one window of Halorubrum ruber:
- a CDS encoding AAA family ATPase: MSVRVPVREPPTSVPGDRVGLPEAVLADLGIGLGDSVTVEGARRVAAPVVAVDGEARAVFLPERLRRTAGVEPGEAATVAASDLPVASSVTLRLRQSVDLERSEDAIRRRLDRRAVAVGDEVEVTRLGGALTLRFDVRDVAPSSPAVVGDETEITVAADDGTRAVEAERPGGTGAGDGFVPTATFERLRDAVATRFDAAETFESAGSATLGLLLHGPRGSGKTTLVEAVAAATDAALVRASAARLRGERASDRSDRLDRVVEAVSGGEPTVVLLDDLEALGADDGGSALADRFRSTVDELRAGDRTVVIGATTDPSEVPSALRRGGRFDREIEVEPLTTAERAAALEALCEGASLAMDVDFESVAARLNGYVFADLAVLADAALERAVRRDGRTAIRMADFEAALDEVEPTGLREVTVEFPAVGWDEVGGLDDAKRELVRAVYWPLEYADRFAEMGIDPPSGVLLYGPPGTGKTLLARAAATLSDANFIPVNGPELLDKYVGESEKAVRDLFATARENAPAVIFFDEVDAISPRRSGDDTGAGERVVSQLLTELDGLEPLTDVAVIAATNRPDAIDEALLRPGRIEKAVETPLPDREARREILAIHAREMPVASSVDLNSVADRTAGYSGGDLAALVREAGLLAIEDAIVDDGSPAETTVGRDHFERALAETSPSTDDGRAEVESAEE; encoded by the coding sequence ATGAGCGTGCGCGTCCCCGTCCGGGAGCCCCCCACGTCGGTTCCCGGCGACCGCGTGGGGCTCCCCGAGGCCGTCCTCGCCGACCTCGGGATCGGCCTCGGCGATTCGGTGACCGTCGAAGGCGCGCGTCGCGTCGCCGCCCCGGTCGTCGCGGTCGACGGCGAGGCGCGAGCCGTCTTCCTCCCCGAGCGGCTCCGCCGGACGGCCGGGGTCGAACCGGGCGAGGCCGCCACCGTGGCGGCGTCGGACCTCCCGGTCGCCTCGTCGGTCACGCTGCGGCTCCGCCAGTCGGTCGACTTGGAGCGGAGCGAGGACGCGATCCGCCGCCGGCTCGATCGGCGCGCGGTCGCCGTCGGCGACGAGGTCGAGGTCACGCGCCTCGGCGGCGCGCTCACGCTCCGGTTCGACGTGCGGGACGTGGCCCCCTCCTCGCCGGCGGTCGTCGGCGACGAGACCGAGATCACCGTCGCGGCCGACGACGGGACGCGGGCGGTCGAGGCCGAGCGCCCCGGCGGGACCGGCGCCGGCGACGGCTTCGTCCCGACGGCGACGTTCGAGCGCCTCCGCGACGCGGTCGCGACCCGGTTCGACGCGGCCGAGACGTTCGAGTCCGCGGGGTCCGCGACGTTGGGGCTGCTCCTCCACGGCCCGCGCGGGTCGGGGAAGACGACGCTCGTCGAGGCCGTCGCGGCCGCGACCGACGCGGCGCTCGTCCGGGCCTCCGCGGCGCGGCTCCGAGGCGAGCGGGCGAGCGACCGATCGGACCGGCTCGACCGCGTCGTCGAGGCCGTCTCGGGGGGCGAGCCGACCGTGGTCCTCCTCGACGACCTCGAGGCGCTCGGAGCCGACGACGGCGGCTCCGCGCTGGCGGACCGCTTCCGGTCGACCGTCGACGAGCTCCGCGCCGGGGACCGGACGGTCGTGATCGGTGCGACGACCGACCCGAGCGAGGTACCGTCGGCGCTGCGCCGCGGCGGCCGGTTCGACCGCGAAATCGAGGTCGAGCCCCTGACGACCGCGGAACGCGCGGCCGCGCTCGAAGCCCTCTGTGAGGGCGCGTCCCTCGCGATGGACGTCGACTTCGAGTCGGTCGCCGCGCGGCTCAACGGCTACGTGTTCGCCGACCTCGCGGTCCTCGCGGACGCGGCGTTGGAGCGGGCGGTCCGCCGCGACGGCCGGACCGCGATCCGGATGGCCGACTTCGAGGCCGCGCTCGACGAGGTCGAGCCCACCGGCCTCCGCGAGGTCACCGTCGAGTTCCCCGCGGTCGGCTGGGACGAGGTCGGCGGGCTCGACGACGCCAAGCGGGAGCTGGTGCGCGCGGTGTACTGGCCCTTAGAGTACGCCGACCGCTTCGCGGAGATGGGGATCGACCCGCCCTCCGGCGTGCTGCTGTACGGGCCGCCGGGGACCGGGAAGACGCTGCTCGCGCGCGCCGCGGCGACGCTCAGCGACGCGAACTTCATCCCGGTGAACGGGCCTGAGCTGCTCGACAAGTACGTCGGCGAGTCGGAGAAGGCCGTCCGCGACCTGTTCGCCACGGCGCGCGAGAACGCGCCGGCGGTGATCTTCTTCGACGAGGTCGACGCCATCTCGCCGCGGCGCAGCGGCGACGACACGGGCGCCGGCGAGCGCGTGGTGTCGCAGCTGCTGACAGAACTCGACGGGTTAGAGCCGCTCACCGACGTCGCCGTCATCGCGGCGACGAACCGCCCGGACGCCATCGACGAGGCGCTGCTCCGGCCGGGCCGGATCGAGAAGGCGGTCGAGACGCCGCTTCCCGACCGCGAGGCGCGCCGCGAGATCCTGGCGATCCACGCCCGGGAGATGCCGGTCGCGTCCAGCGTCGACCTCAACTCGGTCGCCGACCGAACCGCCGGGTACAGCGGCGGCGACCTTGCGGCGCTGGTCCGGGAGGCCGGGCTGCTCGCGATCGAGGACGCGATCGTCGACGACGGGTCGCCCGCCGAGACGACGGTCGGGCGCGACCACTTCGAGCGCGCGCTCGCCGAGACGTCGCCGTCGACCGACGACGGGCGCGCCGAGGTCGAGTCGGCGGAGGAGTGA
- a CDS encoding bacterio-opsin activator domain-containing protein: MANARALLVHPEEGSDRIETALGAAGFDVTRTDTAASAVAKATTGEYDCVVSEYALAGDDGVDLATAIEESDAGVPVVMFTETDEEGVPEAAFENGVDRFLQKNGSASIDKLVSDVSTVCSGVPASEPRRDVSDHEPSASEVTRAVEDAPIGISISDPDLPDYPLVYVNDAWEEHTGYPVEEALGRNPRFLQGPGTDPETVEKIGDAIANEEEATVEIRNYRRDGTPFWNELTVAPIYDEDGDLAHYVGFQNDISDRKEAERLAEERAEKLATERRSLDRVLGRVNGLFSDISRILVENRDPNAIPERVCEVVAGEPGYAGGWIGEVSSATGRLEIRAASGVSVDVGASFDIDETPTEVREAIETEELRSGSIEGAADGPLEPAAVGGRRLLVVPLTYGERRYGLLAIYGSGADVLDRRERRVCESVGKMIANGLHSIETAEMLTTDRVVELVVEIRDSTGPLARIADAVGGEVEHLGTTRLDDDACELYFRADGEDPDLDELAALPLVESMRTVSETNDGVSFGVTVTESPPLTQLADHGSVVAEATATPEGATLTIEAPPEHDVRSILDVFRGEYEGVELRSRVERESRDRTVAEFAAAVDERLTERQRAALKTAELNGYFEWPRPVDGSEIAEQMGITRQTFHQHLRAAERKLVEAYVDPRSSE; encoded by the coding sequence ATGGCGAACGCTCGAGCGCTCCTCGTCCACCCGGAGGAGGGGAGCGATCGGATCGAGACGGCGCTCGGGGCCGCGGGGTTCGACGTGACCCGCACGGACACCGCGGCGTCCGCGGTCGCGAAGGCGACGACCGGGGAGTACGACTGCGTCGTCAGCGAGTACGCGCTGGCCGGCGACGACGGGGTCGACCTCGCGACCGCGATCGAGGAGTCCGACGCCGGCGTGCCCGTCGTGATGTTCACGGAGACGGACGAGGAGGGCGTGCCGGAGGCCGCCTTCGAGAACGGCGTCGACAGGTTCCTCCAGAAGAACGGGTCGGCGTCGATCGATAAGCTCGTCTCCGACGTCTCGACGGTCTGTTCGGGAGTCCCGGCCTCTGAGCCGCGACGGGACGTCTCCGACCACGAGCCGTCCGCGTCGGAGGTGACGCGCGCCGTCGAGGACGCGCCGATCGGGATCAGCATCAGCGACCCGGACCTCCCGGACTACCCCCTCGTGTACGTCAACGACGCCTGGGAGGAACACACCGGCTACCCGGTCGAGGAGGCGCTCGGCCGCAACCCGCGGTTCCTCCAGGGACCGGGGACGGACCCGGAGACCGTCGAGAAGATCGGGGACGCGATCGCGAACGAGGAGGAGGCGACCGTCGAGATACGGAACTACCGGCGCGACGGTACTCCCTTCTGGAACGAGCTGACGGTCGCGCCGATATACGACGAGGACGGCGACCTGGCCCACTACGTCGGCTTCCAGAACGACATCAGCGACCGAAAGGAGGCGGAGCGGCTCGCCGAGGAGCGCGCCGAGAAGCTCGCGACCGAGCGGCGCTCGCTCGACAGGGTCCTCGGTCGGGTGAACGGGCTCTTCAGCGACATCAGTCGCATCCTCGTCGAGAATCGGGACCCGAACGCCATCCCCGAGCGCGTCTGCGAGGTCGTCGCCGGCGAGCCGGGGTATGCCGGCGGTTGGATCGGCGAGGTGTCGTCGGCGACCGGTCGCCTCGAGATCCGCGCCGCGAGCGGCGTGTCGGTCGACGTCGGCGCGTCGTTCGACATCGACGAGACGCCGACCGAGGTCCGGGAGGCGATCGAGACCGAGGAGCTCCGCAGCGGCTCGATAGAGGGTGCGGCCGACGGACCGCTCGAACCGGCGGCCGTCGGCGGGCGGCGGCTCCTCGTCGTCCCGCTCACGTACGGGGAGCGACGGTACGGCCTGTTGGCGATCTACGGCAGCGGGGCTGACGTCCTCGACCGCCGGGAGCGACGGGTGTGCGAGTCCGTCGGGAAGATGATCGCGAACGGACTCCACTCCATCGAGACGGCGGAGATGCTCACGACCGACCGCGTCGTGGAGCTCGTGGTCGAGATCCGAGACTCGACGGGACCGCTCGCGCGGATCGCCGACGCGGTCGGCGGGGAGGTGGAACACCTCGGGACGACGCGGCTCGACGACGACGCCTGCGAGCTGTACTTCCGCGCCGACGGCGAGGATCCGGACCTCGACGAGCTCGCCGCCCTCCCGCTGGTCGAGTCGATGCGGACGGTCTCGGAGACGAACGACGGCGTCAGCTTCGGCGTCACCGTCACCGAGTCACCGCCGCTCACGCAGCTGGCCGACCACGGCAGCGTCGTCGCCGAGGCGACCGCCACGCCGGAGGGAGCGACCCTGACGATCGAGGCGCCGCCCGAGCACGACGTCCGGTCGATCCTCGACGTGTTCCGCGGCGAGTACGAGGGCGTCGAGCTCCGGTCGCGCGTCGAGCGCGAGAGCCGCGACCGCACCGTCGCGGAGTTCGCGGCCGCGGTCGACGAGCGGCTCACCGAGCGCCAGCGCGCCGCCCTGAAGACCGCCGAGCTGAACGGCTACTTCGAGTGGCCGCGACCGGTCGACGGCTCGGAGATCGCCGAGCAGATGGGGATCACCCGGCAGACGTTCCACCAGCACCTCCGCGCGGCCGAGCGGAAGCTGGTCGAGGCGTACGTCGACCCCCGATCGAGCGAATGA
- a CDS encoding SRPBCC family protein, whose translation MSDERSDPFAASDSVVVAADPEAVFAFLDDPANHAAITPGITDVRDVEPLANGGKRLSYTYRMAGIGIDGEIVQTVHEPPERHAFELRGRLTGTIDLRLAPVDGGTELTYAATYDLPENALTTVGAPVIRRFNERQLRAALENVAERFDADG comes from the coding sequence ATGAGCGACGAGCGATCGGACCCCTTCGCCGCGAGCGACTCGGTCGTCGTCGCGGCCGATCCGGAGGCCGTGTTCGCGTTCCTCGACGACCCCGCGAACCACGCGGCGATCACGCCCGGGATTACGGACGTTCGAGACGTCGAGCCCCTGGCGAACGGCGGGAAGCGACTTTCGTACACCTACCGGATGGCCGGGATCGGTATCGACGGCGAGATCGTCCAGACCGTCCACGAGCCGCCCGAGCGCCACGCCTTCGAGCTCCGCGGCCGGCTCACCGGCACCATCGACCTCCGGCTCGCCCCCGTCGACGGCGGGACAGAGCTGACGTACGCCGCGACGTACGACCTGCCGGAGAACGCGCTCACGACGGTTGGCGCGCCCGTGATCCGTCGGTTCAACGAGCGGCAGCTCCGGGCGGCGCTGGAGAACGTCGCGGAGCGGTTCGACGCGGACGGGTGA